TCTGGAGACTAGCCAGCAAGCACAGGCGGCGGGTGCAGACTCTAATCCCGCTGCTGGGAGGCAGCCTGTGGGTCTTGGGCTGACCTGGGACCTAACTTTTGGGGCAAACAGTTGGGCAGGAGGCAGTGGGGTGGCTGAGTTCAACATCAAGTCCTGtactcctccctcctcttctcctgcTTCAATCCCTGGGAGCTGTCATCTCACTCTATACCATTTCTGGCTGTTTTTCTGGCATATTTTGTTGACGGCCTTGGAGTGctcccctttgtttttttttcttttcctttctttttttctgtgtcacccagattggagtacagtggcatgatcatagttcactgcagcctgggactcctgggctccagcaatcctcccatctcagcctcctgagtagctgggactaaagacaCGCACCAGCAcactcagcaatttttttttttttaagagatggggtcttgctggacaggagtggtggctcactcctgtaatcccagcactttggtaggccaaggcgggcagatcacctgaggctgggagttcgagatcagcctgaccaacatggagaaaccctgtttctactaaaaatacaaaattagctgggcttggtggtgcatgcctataatcccagctactcgggaggctgaggcaggagaatcgcttgaatgcaggaggcagaggttgcggggagctgagatcgcgccattgccctccagcctgggcaacgagagtgaaactctgtctcaaaaaaaaaaaaaaagagagagagatggggtcttgctgtctcccaagctggtcttgaactcctggcccaaggcaatcctcccacctgggcctctgaaagtgctggggttgcaggtatgagctaccacacccagcctagttcTCATCTCTTACATGCATGGAGGAAATGTTTTCCTTCTGGCTTGCATCTGACCCTGCTCACTCAGCACAGCCTCAGGTAGTATCAGATCTTAGTTTCAGTACTGACTCCCTCCCTTACTGGCTATGACAACTTGAGGAAGACCATCCTTTCTGCCTCAGACTCAATTGTCAAATAGGATTTATGCCACCAGCCCCAGCTGTCTCATGGGACTCTTGGACTGATGGAGGTGAAAATGCTCCAAGCACCTGAAGGTGGCAGAGAGGAAAGCTGACCAGCATTGGGTCCTGTAAGAACATCTGGGGAGAGAATGGTAAAGCCAGGTGCCCTCTGGACCACACTGGGAAGGGCACGGGGAAGATCCCGGGACAGCTCTGAAGAATCTGTTGATATCTTTCCTTCTCGTAATTCCTTTCCACCAGAGGGTAGAGCAAATACTTGGAACCTGGGATTCACCCCAGGCCTCCCCTCACCTGGGAATGCCTTCCAGCTATGCAGGTGGGTCCTAATCTCTCATCTGCCTAAGACTTGCTGTGAATCTAGACCACACCCCTCAACTTTTCTGAGCCCCAGTTCTTCATCTGTAGACTGTGTTCACGCTGCCTCCGTTGTGGGAAAATTGAGATGTGCACAAAAGTGACTAGAGTGAGTATGGGACAACTAGGGCTGCTGCCCCTTCGCCTTATGGGCCCCCACTGATCTCACAATTCAGAGCACCCCTACCACCTGTGAGGCAGTCCTGTGTTGGCTGGAATCAGCCTGTGTTCTAGAATCTTGTCCCCTCCACTGTCCTCCTGGTTCTAGAATCCCACTGCTATTCCATACCAGGCACTCTAGAACGAGAGACTGCTGCTTTTCCTGGGCAGGGCCTGCTTGCTCCAGCTCTCAAGTCTGACTTGCATCTACGCTGTGGGCAAGATGCGGCTGCGAGACCGCATCGCCACATTCTTCTTCCCAAAAGGCATGATGCTCACCACGGCTGCACTGATGCTCTTCTTCTTACACCTGGGCATCTTCATCAGCGACGTGCACAACTTCTGCATCACCCACCACTACGAACGCATGAGCTTTCATTACACGGTCGTCCTGATGGTAGGCTCAGGGCAGGGATGCAAGGGCTGGCTGCGGGAGGCCCGGGGGGCTGATGGAAACCCCACTGTTGTGTCAGGGGGCCACTCTCCCACTAGATGGGCCTACAGTTCTCCCAGGTGATCAGCATCTGCTGGGCCGCCATGGGGTCACTCTATGCTGAGATGACAGAAAACAAGTACATCCGCTGCTCTGCCCTGACCATCCTGAGTGAGTGGCGGGAGGGGGAGGGTGCAAGGGGGAGCGGGGAGCTTTGGAACCCTGAGATACGGCAAGGAGTAGCCAGGGAAGGGTACTGGGGCTCATGGGGGGCTCTCTCCTCCACCCAGTGCTCAACGGAGCCATGTTCTTCAACCGCCTGTCCTTGGAGTTTCTGGCCATCGAGTACCGGGAGGAGAACCACTGAGGCCTGGGGAGTCGGAACAGGGCTGAGGAGGCTGAACGAAAAGGCTGCCTCGGGTG
The sequence above is a segment of the Theropithecus gelada isolate Dixy chromosome 14, Tgel_1.0, whole genome shotgun sequence genome. Coding sequences within it:
- the TMEM262 gene encoding transmembrane protein 262 isoform X1 — protein: MRLRDRIATFFFPKGMMLTTAALMLFFLHLGIFISDVHNFCITHHYERMSFHYTVVLMFSQVISICWAAMGSLYAEMTENKYIRCSALTILSEWREGEGARGSGELWNPEIRQGVAREGYWGSWGALSSTQCSTEPCSSTACPWSFWPSSTGRRTTEAWGVGTGLRRLNEKAASGVLIKLLFISTCQLLHGARGGRLETQEESKSRQMLDPRGLQARPATTLVDSALGPGS
- the TMEM262 gene encoding transmembrane protein 262 isoform X3 yields the protein MRLRDRIATFFFPKGMMLTTAALMLFFLHLGIFISDVHNFCITHHYERMSFHYTVVLMFSQVISICWAAMGSLYAEMTENNAQRSHVLQPPVLGVSGHRVPGGEPLRPGESEQG
- the TMEM262 gene encoding transmembrane protein 262 isoform X2, which produces MRLRDRIATFFFPKGMMLTTAALMLFFLHLGIFISDVHNFCITHHYERMSFHYTVVLMFSQVISICWAAMGSLYAEMTENKYIRCSALTILMLNGAMFFNRLSLEFLAIEYREENH